CAGATCCACGACCACGCACCTCCAATAAGCTCGTCTCACGAGGATATGGGGCGAAAATTCCGGCGACCGGGCCGGCCTCGACGACGTCACCAGCGAAGCCGCCCACACGGCGTCGAGGTAGCGGAAAACGGACCTCGGGGTGCGAGCGAGGCGTCCGATGGCCGCCAGACGGCGGGTCGGCGCGGCGACATGATCATTCGCATGACGACGATGACACTTGACGGCAAGGTCGCCCTGGTGACCGGGGGTTCCCGGGGCATCGGGGCCGGTATCGCACTGCGCCTCGCACAGGATGGGGCCGACGTGGCGCTGACCTACCGGCAGAACGCGGAGCAGGCCGCGATCGTGGTGAAGCAGATCGAGGCACTGGGCCGGCGGGCACTGGTCATCCAGGCCGACGGCGCCGACCCGACCGCCGTACGGGACGCGGTCGACCGGGCAGCCGCCGAGCTGGGCCGACTGGACATCCTGGTGAACAACGCCGCGGTGTTCCTGGTCGGCGCCATGGGCGAGCTCGGCACGACGGAGGTGGAGCAGACGATCGCCGTCAATATCCGGGCGCCGTACGTCGCCGTACAGGCGGCGCTGCGGCACCTGGGCGACGGCGGGCGGATCATCAGCATCGGCAGCAACGTCGGTGAACGGGCGGTCTTTCCCGGGCTGGCGCTCTACTCGATGAGCAAGACCGCCCTGGTCGGGCTGACCCGGGGCCTGGCCCGCGAGCTGGGCCCCCGGGGCATCACCGTCAACCTGGTCAACCCCGGGCCCACGGACACCGACGCCAACCCGGCGGACGGGCCGAACGCGGCGGCCATCGCCGGCTTCACCGCCGTCGGCCGCTTCGCTCGCCCCGCCGACATCGCGGCCACCGTCGCACACCTGGCCAGCCCGGAGGCCGGCTACGTGACCGGTGCGGTGGTCAACGTGGACGGCGGCTTCACCAGCTGAGGACACCGGGCGCGCCGGGTCACCCCGGCACGCCCGGCACTCAACCATCTCCCGTGGCGGGCGGGTCAGGCGGGCGCGCCGACCTGGTGGGTGAGGAACGGCAGCACCGCCGCCGGCAGGGCCGGAGCGCCGACGATGTCGTAGTGCGTGTGCCCGGGCAGCACGGCCAGCCGGGCGGCCGGACGGTCTGTGCCGTCCCAACCGGCGTCGCGGTGCCCGCCGCCGAGCAGCCCGAAGAACTCCGCCACATGACTGGTCGGGATCGAGTCGGCGTCGGCGAAAACCAGCAACGTCGGGATGACCAGCCGCGCCACCTCGGCGGACCAGTCGTAGTCGCGGCGCAGCAGGTCACCGGTCTTGGCCCAGAGTTGCGGCCAGTCCTGCGGGCGCGGGGCGACCCGCTCGTAGAGCTGGTGCGGCGGCGTGCCGCGCATCTGCTCGCCGACCCGCTCGTCCTGGCTGGCCATGGCGGCCAGCACCTCCGGATACCAGCCGGCCTGTTTGCACGGCGTGGAGACCAGCACGAGCCGGCGCACCAGCGCCGGATGTTGGATGGCGGTACGCAGCGCGACACCGCCGCCCAGCGAGTAGCCCAGCACGTCGGCCGAGGACAGGTCGAGGTGCCCGAGCAGCGCGGCGATGTCGTCGGCCATCGACTCGTAGCGCAGCGGGCGGTCGATGTCGGCAGTGCGCCCGTGGCCCTGGAGGTCGACCGCCACGACCCGCCTCCGCTGGCTCAGCGCCGGCACGATCGGGGCGAGCATCTCCACCGACCCGTAGCCGCCGTGCAGCAGCACCAACGGCTGGCCGTCGCCGTGCGACTCGTACCAGAGCCGCAGCCCGTTGACCTCGGCGTAGCTCACCCGGCACCCCCGTTCGTCGGCGTCACCCGTCCCGATCCAACACCGGGCGTACGACATCGACGAACGAAATCCGGCTATTCGTCCGTACCTCGATCGCGGCCAGCCAGCGCTCCCGGTGCCGCTCGCGCAGCGGCACCGTCGCGTCGCCCGGCTCGCCACCGAGCCGGCGCTGGTCGGCGTACTCCGCGGTGACGCTGGTCAGCACCGACCGGGCCGCCGACGCGACCTCCTCCGGGCCTTCCAGCAACACCAGGTTGTACGCCTCGTCCACGGCGCGCATCGCCGCGTACGCCTCGTCGTAGCCGGGCGCCGGCTCGTCCCCGCCGGCCTCGACCCACCGCCGGTCCAACCGGCGGTACGCCTGGTCGCAGGCGCTCAGGAACCCGACGTACGCCTCCCGCCGCAGCTCGTCCCGGTGCGTCGCCCGCCGCTCGGCGTTCTCCTGGCGGGCGACGGTGAGCTGGTGAGCCAGTTGCCGACGGGTGCTGAACGAGCCGACCAACCCGGTCAGGGCTGCGGCGGCCAACGTGGACAGTGCGGTGATCAGCGCGACGGCGACGGTGTCCTGCACCCGCCCATCATGGCGTTACCAGGAGCACGGGCCGTCATCGGGAGCTGCCGACGCGGGCCGACCTGGCGCGACGCATCCCCCGGGCTGTCCGCAGGATGACCTGATGCACCAGCACGCCGCCGCCGGCGTTGGCCACGGCCAGTCCGGACGCGCCGAGCAACCCCACCTCGATCTGCATCGCGTGAGTGCCGAGCAGCAGGGCTGGCCAGAGCAGCGCGGCGGCGATGAGCGTTGAGCGCCACCACCGCCCGAACGCCAGACCGAACAGGATCATCGTCGGGATCATCGGAGCCCTCCGTCGTCCCTCCCACCGTACGCCCGCCGGCCGATTCCCGAATCACTCGGCACCTGCTGGACGACCTGCCCATGGCGGAGCGGCCCGACGACCATTTCCAGGTCGACCCCGCGAAGTGGTCCTTCTACGCCATGGACGCCTACCGGCTCGCCGAGGACGACACCCGGA
The nucleotide sequence above comes from Micromonospora sp. NBC_00389. Encoded proteins:
- a CDS encoding alpha/beta fold hydrolase; this encodes MSYAEVNGLRLWYESHGDGQPLVLLHGGYGSVEMLAPIVPALSQRRRVVAVDLQGHGRTADIDRPLRYESMADDIAALLGHLDLSSADVLGYSLGGGVALRTAIQHPALVRRLVLVSTPCKQAGWYPEVLAAMASQDERVGEQMRGTPPHQLYERVAPRPQDWPQLWAKTGDLLRRDYDWSAEVARLVIPTLLVFADADSIPTSHVAEFFGLLGGGHRDAGWDGTDRPAARLAVLPGHTHYDIVGAPALPAAVLPFLTHQVGAPA
- a CDS encoding SDR family NAD(P)-dependent oxidoreductase; translation: MTTMTLDGKVALVTGGSRGIGAGIALRLAQDGADVALTYRQNAEQAAIVVKQIEALGRRALVIQADGADPTAVRDAVDRAAAELGRLDILVNNAAVFLVGAMGELGTTEVEQTIAVNIRAPYVAVQAALRHLGDGGRIISIGSNVGERAVFPGLALYSMSKTALVGLTRGLARELGPRGITVNLVNPGPTDTDANPADGPNAAAIAGFTAVGRFARPADIAATVAHLASPEAGYVTGAVVNVDGGFTS